One Psychrobacillus glaciei genomic region harbors:
- a CDS encoding MFS transporter, giving the protein MDQSRPKLWTRDFIVVSSINFLITLIFYLLMVTIAVYAVNEFNASTSEAGLVTGIFIIGTLIGRLFIGRVIDLIGRKKTLFIGLALFTLTTSLYFVNLGLTFLLINRFLHGLTLGIASTAAGTIVAQIIPMTRKGEGIGYFSMSATLAAAIGPFIGLYMSQHTTFHLIFGFCLALGIFSLITSFFLYVPAIEKLTKTAETKGFKLSNFVETKALPIAFITLAIAFCYSSVLSFINFYAIEINLVNAASFFFIIYAMAILVSRPFTGRLMDAKGANYIMYPAFFILGTGMLLLSTASTSFTLLLAGALIGLGFGNMQSTTQAVAVKLSPPHRIGLATSTFFIFFDAGLGFGPYVLGYIIPLTGYSTLYVILGIVAIITIIPYIFLHGRKEKASLLPE; this is encoded by the coding sequence ATGGATCAATCTAGACCCAAACTATGGACGAGAGATTTTATCGTTGTATCTTCCATTAACTTTTTAATAACGTTAATTTTTTATTTATTAATGGTGACAATTGCTGTTTATGCTGTGAATGAATTCAATGCTTCCACCAGTGAAGCAGGTTTAGTAACCGGCATTTTTATCATTGGAACGTTAATTGGGCGTCTTTTCATCGGACGTGTAATTGATTTGATTGGTCGCAAAAAAACCTTGTTTATTGGGTTAGCTCTATTTACGCTAACGACATCTTTATATTTTGTAAATCTAGGTTTAACTTTCTTACTAATAAATCGATTTCTTCATGGTTTAACTTTAGGAATAGCGAGTACGGCAGCAGGAACGATTGTTGCACAAATCATTCCAATGACAAGAAAAGGAGAAGGAATTGGCTATTTTAGTATGAGTGCAACACTCGCAGCTGCAATTGGACCTTTCATCGGCTTGTATATGAGCCAGCATACAACTTTCCACTTGATTTTTGGATTTTGTCTTGCATTAGGAATATTTAGTCTCATCACTTCGTTCTTCCTGTATGTTCCTGCAATTGAAAAACTAACAAAAACAGCTGAAACAAAAGGATTCAAACTATCTAACTTTGTAGAAACAAAGGCATTGCCTATTGCATTCATTACATTAGCGATTGCTTTTTGTTATTCTAGTGTCCTTTCCTTTATCAACTTTTATGCAATTGAAATTAACCTAGTGAATGCAGCAAGTTTCTTCTTTATTATATATGCTATGGCAATTCTAGTATCCCGCCCATTTACTGGTCGCCTTATGGATGCCAAAGGTGCAAACTATATTATGTATCCGGCCTTTTTTATTCTCGGTACAGGTATGCTACTCTTAAGCACAGCAAGCACTAGCTTCACATTATTATTAGCAGGTGCACTTATTGGTCTTGGGTTCGGTAATATGCAATCTACTACTCAAGCGGTAGCTGTAAAGCTAAGCCCTCCTCATCGTATTGGACTTGCCACTTCTACTTTCTTTATTTTCTTCGATGCAGGACTCGGTTTCGGACCATATGTACTTGGATATATTATTCCTCTAACCGGTTATAGCACGCTATATGTAATTTTAGGAATAGTAGCTATTATTACAATCATTCCATATATCTTCTTACATGGTCGAAAAGAAAAAGCAAGCTTACTTCCTGAATAA
- the tatA gene encoding twin-arginine translocase TatA/TatE family subunit translates to MQNIGLPGLIIILVIALIVFGPAKLPQLGKAVGQTLKEFKNSTKDIVEDVKEEFKLEDKDTDTKK, encoded by the coding sequence ATGCAAAACATTGGCTTACCAGGTTTAATAATTATTTTAGTCATTGCTTTAATCGTTTTCGGACCAGCTAAACTGCCTCAGTTAGGTAAAGCGGTTGGACAAACATTGAAAGAATTCAAAAATTCCACAAAAGATATAGTAGAAGATGTAAAAGAAGAGTTTAAATTAGAAGATAAAGATACAGACACTAAGAAATAA
- a CDS encoding TraB/GumN family protein, with protein sequence MKEDNITRINLDGRELILIGTAHVSRQSAEQVKEVIEAERPDSVCIELDEQRYQSVMDSNKWKETDIFKVIKEKKATLLLMNLAISSFQNRLAKQFEIKPGQEMIQGIESAKETGANLVLADRNIQITFSRIWHNLGWLGKGQLLTSVFFSIFSRETISEEELEKMKSQDTLNAVLAEFTESFPKLKTPLIDERDQYLAQKIKEAPGKKVVAVLGAAHVPGITKEIHKEHDLVGLAQTPPKSVVPKILGWIIPVLLITIVAYTFIANPTAGFDQALSWILWTGTTAAIGAAIAFGHPLAILSAFIAAPITTLHPLIASGWVSGIVQAYYRRPNIGDFETLSEDVFTVKGFWHNKVTRILLVVVLTNLVGSLGAFIGGADVIRLFFKNF encoded by the coding sequence GTGAAAGAGGATAATATTACTCGTATAAACCTAGATGGTAGAGAATTAATACTTATTGGTACTGCGCATGTATCTAGGCAAAGTGCAGAACAAGTAAAAGAAGTGATTGAAGCAGAAAGACCAGACTCTGTATGTATTGAGCTAGATGAACAAAGATACCAGTCCGTTATGGACAGCAATAAGTGGAAAGAAACAGATATTTTTAAGGTAATTAAAGAAAAAAAAGCGACGTTGCTATTAATGAATCTAGCTATATCTTCATTTCAAAATCGTTTAGCAAAGCAGTTTGAGATAAAGCCGGGACAGGAAATGATTCAAGGGATTGAATCTGCCAAAGAAACAGGTGCAAATCTCGTGCTAGCAGATCGCAATATACAAATTACCTTTTCACGCATTTGGCATAATCTTGGTTGGTTAGGAAAGGGACAGCTTCTCACTTCTGTATTCTTTAGCATTTTTAGCAGAGAAACGATTTCCGAGGAAGAGCTTGAAAAAATGAAATCACAAGATACGCTTAACGCAGTTCTTGCTGAGTTTACAGAATCTTTTCCTAAGCTAAAAACTCCTTTAATCGATGAACGAGATCAATATTTAGCACAAAAGATTAAAGAGGCACCAGGGAAAAAGGTAGTTGCTGTATTAGGTGCTGCGCATGTACCAGGTATTACGAAAGAGATTCATAAAGAACATGATTTAGTAGGCTTAGCTCAAACCCCTCCAAAATCAGTTGTTCCTAAAATACTGGGTTGGATAATACCGGTTCTTCTTATTACCATTGTAGCTTACACGTTTATTGCAAATCCGACAGCAGGGTTTGACCAAGCACTGAGTTGGATATTATGGACTGGTACTACCGCAGCTATTGGAGCAGCCATTGCGTTTGGGCATCCGCTTGCAATATTATCTGCTTTTATAGCGGCTCCCATTACTACTTTACATCCTTTAATAGCATCAGGGTGGGTATCGGGAATTGTCCAAGCGTATTACCGTCGACCAAATATTGGGGATTTCGAAACGCTTTCAGAAGATGTATTTACAGTAAAAGGATTTTGGCATAATAAGGTTACGCGTATTTTACTAGTCGTGGTATTAACTAATCTAGTAGGGTCTTTAGGAGCTTTCATAGGCGGGGCAGATGTTATTCGGTTATTCTTTAAAAATTTTTAG
- the tatC gene encoding twin-arginine translocase subunit TatC: protein MTQEPELTLVEHLTELRKRLIIIIATFVLSLALGFWMAPKTLHFLKQQPTAAHVEWNVFGYTDGLMIYIKCALILAILITLPIAMYQIWLFVKPGLLEKEAKGTIYFIPISFFLFLAGISFSYFILFPLMLNFMSQINDSIGARETYGMQQYFTFMFNLITPVGIVFELPVIVLFLTKLGIVTPDRLRKIRKISYIVLAVVGAAITPPDFMSEILIIIPLLILFEISVFVSNWSYKKQQTKKIYIEDLEE, encoded by the coding sequence ATGACACAAGAACCTGAATTGACACTAGTCGAACATTTAACAGAATTACGTAAAAGGCTCATTATTATAATTGCAACCTTTGTGCTTTCACTCGCTTTGGGATTTTGGATGGCACCAAAAACATTACATTTTCTTAAACAACAACCTACAGCTGCTCACGTTGAATGGAATGTATTTGGCTATACAGATGGTTTAATGATATATATAAAATGTGCATTAATTTTAGCTATATTAATAACTTTGCCAATTGCAATGTACCAAATTTGGTTATTTGTTAAGCCGGGATTATTGGAAAAAGAAGCAAAAGGAACGATTTACTTTATTCCGATCTCTTTTTTCTTGTTTTTGGCTGGCATTAGTTTTAGTTATTTTATTTTATTTCCATTAATGTTGAATTTCATGTCTCAAATTAATGATTCTATTGGCGCTAGAGAGACATACGGAATGCAACAATATTTTACTTTCATGTTTAATCTAATTACTCCAGTCGGTATCGTTTTTGAGTTACCTGTCATCGTTTTATTTTTAACGAAATTAGGAATAGTAACTCCTGATAGATTACGAAAAATCAGAAAGATTTCTTACATTGTACTTGCAGTAGTTGGGGCTGCTATAACACCTCCTGATTTTATGTCTGAAATCCTCATTATTATCCCATTGCTAATATTATTTGAAATTAGTGTTTTCGTATCTAACTGGTCTTATAAAAAACAACAAACTAAAAAGATATATATAGAGGATTTAGAAGAGTAA
- a CDS encoding MarR family winged helix-turn-helix transcriptional regulator: MNISREFFQQLIQLYRPFENHLNIQLAKHDLYRAQWTILFYLSNNGSTSLVELSNYHGVEKPTITRTINRLEELGYVEQLPSHDKREKRMQLTLIGKNVYEDVRVTIDAYEQNILKGISETDQLKAIQTMDEIRNNILEQGAK, from the coding sequence ATCAACATATCTCGAGAATTTTTTCAACAGTTAATTCAGCTGTATCGCCCATTTGAAAATCATTTGAATATCCAACTCGCGAAACATGATTTATATAGAGCGCAGTGGACTATTTTATTCTACTTATCCAACAATGGTTCTACGTCACTTGTTGAGCTTTCTAATTATCACGGTGTAGAAAAGCCCACTATTACGAGAACGATTAATCGTTTAGAAGAATTAGGATATGTAGAGCAGCTACCTAGCCATGATAAGCGTGAAAAAAGAATGCAATTAACGTTAATTGGCAAAAATGTTTATGAAGACGTTCGGGTAACAATAGATGCATACGAGCAAAATATTCTAAAAGGGATATCTGAGACCGATCAACTAAAAGCAATTCAGACTATGGATGAAATACGGAATAATATTTTAGAACAAGGAGCTAAATAA
- a CDS encoding transporter substrate-binding domain-containing protein: MKKKLSIFIGLFLTTMLLLAGCGTSSNNGTGSSNTKEKDTFTIGLEAGYPPFNWTQMNDSNGGVKLDGNAEYAGGYDVEIAKKIADGLGKKLVIVKTEWDGLVPALTSGKIDAIMAGMSPTKERKKTIDFSNNYYTSNFVMVVKKGGPYEGATSIQDFKGAKITGQLNTSHYGVIDQIKDVKKQTAMDNFPAMRVALESGKIDGYVSERPEGISASSANNNFAMVDFTDGFVAPEEETAVAVGLRKDSDLTEKINEILAKISEEERQEIMDNAIKNQPAAE; this comes from the coding sequence ATGAAAAAGAAATTATCAATATTTATTGGGCTATTCCTTACGACAATGTTGTTATTGGCAGGATGTGGAACGAGTTCAAATAATGGTACAGGTTCTTCTAATACAAAAGAAAAAGATACATTTACGATAGGATTGGAAGCTGGATATCCACCATTCAACTGGACACAAATGAATGATTCTAACGGTGGCGTGAAGCTTGATGGTAATGCAGAATACGCTGGAGGATACGACGTAGAAATTGCTAAAAAGATTGCGGATGGTTTAGGCAAAAAATTAGTGATTGTGAAAACGGAATGGGATGGACTTGTTCCAGCATTAACTTCTGGAAAAATTGATGCAATTATGGCAGGGATGTCACCAACGAAAGAACGTAAAAAAACAATCGATTTCTCTAATAACTACTACACATCTAATTTTGTTATGGTCGTAAAAAAAGGTGGACCTTATGAAGGAGCAACATCTATACAAGACTTTAAAGGGGCTAAAATAACTGGTCAGTTAAATACATCTCATTACGGAGTAATCGATCAAATTAAAGATGTGAAGAAACAAACAGCTATGGATAACTTCCCTGCAATGCGTGTTGCATTGGAATCAGGAAAAATTGATGGTTATGTATCAGAACGTCCAGAAGGGATTAGCGCCTCTTCAGCTAATAATAATTTTGCGATGGTAGACTTTACTGATGGATTTGTTGCACCGGAAGAAGAAACGGCGGTTGCAGTGGGGCTTAGAAAAGACAGTGATTTAACAGAAAAGATTAATGAAATACTAGCAAAAATATCAGAAGAAGAACGTCAAGAAATTATGGATAATGCAATAAAAAATCAACCAGCTGCAGAATAA
- a CDS encoding EAL domain-containing protein, producing MECNNCTVDELLFTFRVKGTVNLAMMPEVMQHLKRRNMWVDMLGNDFKLKESEVSDFVDFCKDHMNPNDVTFIVPNQEWKPFREIENVLDMQWIDEIIKNEQLICYYQPIVDAKGDTFAYEILSRFQNIDGTLIYPNEIFSAARERGRLYALDRVCRMTAVKYAARLKDKKAFINFIPTSIYSPEFCLKSTTNLANELGVDPAQLVFEVVESEQVEDRDHLKRILNYYKEKGFQYALDDVGEGYNTLDMLEDIKPKYMKLDMKYVQGVASDNSKQEIALKSLEKALQVESVPLAEGIEEKEDFEWLKAIGYQLFQGYYFGKPAPTPI from the coding sequence TTGGAGTGTAATAATTGCACAGTAGATGAATTATTATTTACGTTTAGAGTAAAAGGAACAGTTAATTTAGCAATGATGCCTGAAGTAATGCAGCATTTGAAAAGAAGGAATATGTGGGTAGATATGCTGGGCAACGACTTTAAACTAAAGGAATCTGAAGTAAGTGATTTCGTTGACTTTTGCAAAGACCATATGAATCCAAATGATGTGACTTTTATAGTTCCAAATCAAGAGTGGAAACCTTTTAGAGAGATTGAGAATGTTTTGGACATGCAGTGGATTGATGAAATCATTAAAAATGAGCAGCTAATTTGTTATTATCAACCCATTGTAGATGCAAAGGGAGATACATTTGCTTATGAAATACTTTCTAGATTTCAAAATATAGACGGAACGTTAATTTATCCAAATGAGATTTTCTCTGCTGCGAGGGAAAGAGGTCGTTTGTATGCTCTGGACCGTGTGTGTAGGATGACTGCAGTAAAATATGCTGCTCGCTTAAAAGATAAGAAAGCATTTATTAACTTCATCCCTACCTCTATTTATTCGCCAGAATTTTGCTTGAAATCCACTACTAATCTAGCAAATGAACTAGGCGTGGACCCAGCTCAACTAGTTTTTGAAGTTGTAGAATCAGAACAAGTAGAAGATAGAGATCATTTAAAGAGAATATTAAATTATTATAAAGAAAAAGGTTTTCAATATGCACTAGATGATGTTGGTGAAGGCTATAATACATTGGACATGTTAGAAGATATTAAGCCAAAATACATGAAGCTCGATATGAAATATGTGCAAGGTGTAGCGAGTGATAATTCCAAACAGGAGATAGCTTTAAAGTCATTGGAGAAGGCTCTCCAAGTAGAATCTGTCCCTTTAGCAGAAGGAATAGAGGAAAAAGAAGACTTTGAATGGTTGAAAGCAATCGGTTATCAACTATTCCAAGGATACTACTTTGGTAAACCAGCTCCTACTCCAATTTAA
- a CDS encoding copper resistance D family protein, giving the protein MITISEILVYLCFSLLTGSFLIAFVPSSLKPEIHVQRWLQIAATIGIAFFSFIPILLLVLNLNRGNDFGGTLQMVLYTFEVGKAWIFTFLVASILFIFLILFKDQTNRKFLVAGLTLTFLLILGLGWASHATSIEHFKGFITHTTHFTVVTVWIGILLMVSWFSRGFSNWLNFLKWFTPVASACFGITIISGLLLMTFVVDFAAYTDSWMLPYGQLLLIKHLLIIPLLLYAIINGVFIKKKLQNDSSFNPKPWARVESLLVLLIFSVTAALGHQSPPSENTFKNEGPSKLFSYFYQGQSLQVFRVELTINATGLSLLLLAILFIGLTVYAFLKKAPPFITFLLSILFVFSSYLALIWSIK; this is encoded by the coding sequence ATGATTACAATTAGTGAGATTTTAGTATATCTTTGTTTTTCTCTTTTAACGGGTAGTTTTCTTATTGCGTTTGTGCCAAGCTCTTTGAAACCAGAAATACATGTACAGAGATGGTTACAAATCGCTGCAACAATAGGAATTGCGTTCTTTTCTTTTATTCCGATTTTACTACTAGTGTTAAATTTGAATAGAGGAAATGATTTTGGCGGAACACTTCAAATGGTTCTTTATACGTTTGAAGTTGGGAAAGCGTGGATTTTTACTTTTCTAGTAGCTAGTATATTATTCATCTTTCTTATCTTGTTTAAGGATCAAACAAACCGTAAGTTTCTGGTTGCGGGGCTTACCCTTACCTTTCTTTTAATATTAGGATTAGGTTGGGCAAGTCATGCTACTTCTATTGAGCACTTTAAAGGGTTTATTACACATACTACCCATTTTACAGTGGTTACAGTTTGGATTGGTATTTTACTAATGGTAAGTTGGTTTTCAAGAGGTTTTTCAAATTGGTTGAACTTCTTAAAATGGTTTACACCGGTTGCATCAGCATGCTTCGGTATAACTATTATTTCTGGATTGCTGCTCATGACGTTTGTAGTTGATTTTGCTGCTTATACAGACTCTTGGATGCTACCATACGGCCAACTTCTGTTGATTAAACATCTATTAATCATTCCATTACTTCTGTACGCAATTATAAATGGCGTATTCATCAAAAAGAAACTACAAAATGATTCTAGCTTTAATCCGAAACCTTGGGCTAGAGTAGAAAGCTTATTAGTGTTACTCATTTTTTCTGTCACTGCGGCACTTGGCCACCAATCACCACCAAGTGAAAATACGTTCAAAAATGAAGGACCTTCCAAATTATTCAGCTATTTTTATCAAGGACAAAGTTTACAAGTGTTTCGTGTAGAGCTAACGATAAATGCGACAGGCTTATCCCTGTTATTATTAGCGATTCTGTTCATTGGATTAACAGTCTACGCGTTTCTTAAAAAAGCTCCACCATTCATAACGTTTTTACTGAGTATTTTATTCGTGTTTTCTAGCTATTTAGCGTTAATATGGAGTATTAAATAA
- a CDS encoding copper resistance CopC family protein yields the protein MKKIIIIAFVFMFATANSAFAHTGLEDSNPANGEVVTEQLNEITLTFEGKLEQSSTFELKNSTGETIPVDNITIDEEKLAGTLSTPLDNGNYEINWNIVGVDGHQIEGDIPFTVEVAASEKQEDGEKIEQATPPTAKPTTVEQTEEVKSSSNVVPFVVVGLIVIIGGVFLLLRRKK from the coding sequence ATGAAAAAGATAATAATCATTGCATTTGTTTTTATGTTTGCAACTGCAAATAGTGCGTTTGCACATACGGGGTTAGAGGATTCCAATCCTGCAAATGGAGAAGTAGTGACAGAACAACTGAATGAAATTACGTTAACTTTTGAAGGGAAATTAGAACAAAGCAGCACATTTGAACTAAAAAATTCAACTGGCGAAACGATTCCGGTCGACAATATTACGATAGATGAAGAAAAACTAGCAGGTACTTTATCTACTCCTTTGGACAACGGAAATTACGAAATAAACTGGAACATTGTTGGTGTAGACGGACATCAGATCGAAGGGGATATTCCTTTCACTGTAGAAGTTGCTGCATCTGAAAAACAAGAAGATGGTGAGAAAATAGAACAAGCGACACCTCCTACAGCTAAGCCTACAACAGTAGAACAGACAGAGGAAGTTAAATCATCTTCTAATGTAGTACCTTTCGTAGTTGTTGGGTTAATTGTAATCATTGGTGGGGTTTTCTTATTATTGCGTAGAAAGAAATAA
- a CDS encoding amino acid ABC transporter permease yields the protein MSFEWVVSIVTNNWPMFLRGAGITLLISIIGTVVGSVIGLLAGVIRTIPVPERTLKKVILKTVNIILSIYIEFFRGTPMIVQAMVIYYGSMLAFNIDMNPIMAAVFIVSINTGAYMAEIVRGGVISIEKGQFEAAQAIGMNHIQTMFHVVLPQVIRNILPATGNQFIINIKDTSVLNVISVSELFFQTKSIAGNNFRYFESFFVACILYFVMTYTVTLILRYFERKLDGPANYSMIGQPAQVTQPINNAGN from the coding sequence ATGAGTTTCGAGTGGGTAGTATCAATTGTTACCAATAACTGGCCGATGTTCCTTCGTGGAGCGGGTATCACATTATTAATTTCTATTATTGGTACTGTAGTCGGTTCGGTTATTGGTTTATTGGCAGGAGTTATACGTACAATTCCCGTGCCTGAAAGAACATTAAAAAAAGTAATATTAAAAACAGTGAATATCATTCTTTCTATTTATATAGAGTTTTTCCGTGGAACACCAATGATTGTGCAAGCGATGGTCATATACTATGGATCTATGCTAGCGTTTAATATTGATATGAATCCTATTATGGCAGCAGTTTTTATCGTATCGATTAATACGGGAGCATATATGGCGGAAATTGTACGTGGTGGCGTCATTTCCATTGAAAAGGGGCAATTTGAGGCTGCACAAGCAATTGGTATGAATCATATACAAACAATGTTTCACGTTGTCCTACCACAAGTGATTCGCAATATTCTACCAGCAACGGGGAACCAGTTTATTATTAATATTAAAGATACATCCGTACTAAACGTTATTAGTGTATCGGAATTATTTTTTCAAACGAAATCAATTGCGGGAAATAACTTCCGTTACTTTGAATCCTTTTTCGTAGCTTGTATTTTGTATTTCGTCATGACGTATACAGTTACACTTATCCTACGTTATTTTGAAAGAAAGCTAGATGGTCCTGCAAATTACAGCATGATTGGACAACCAGCACAAGTTACACAACCAATAAATAATGCAGGAAATTAG
- a CDS encoding amino acid ABC transporter ATP-binding protein yields the protein MEKVIAIEHLSKSFGTHEVLKDIDFTVNKGEVVCIIGSSGSGKSTLLRCVNLLEKPSGGQIIYNGENILDNKHDIHAYRTKLGMVFQQFNLFNNHNVLNNCVVGQVKVLKRSKEEAEKTALKYLKVVGMEQYVNAKPSQLSGGQKQRVAIARALSMEPDVMLFDEPTSALDPEMVGEVLKVMKELAETGLTMLIVTHEMEFAKEVSDRVVFMDKGVIAEEGPPEQIFNNPTQERTREFLKRTLK from the coding sequence ATGGAAAAGGTAATTGCAATTGAGCATCTAAGTAAATCTTTCGGAACCCATGAAGTATTAAAAGATATTGACTTTACAGTGAACAAAGGTGAAGTTGTATGCATCATCGGTTCTTCAGGATCTGGTAAATCTACTCTTCTTCGTTGTGTTAATCTTTTGGAGAAACCAAGTGGCGGTCAAATTATTTATAATGGAGAAAACATTTTAGATAACAAACATGATATTCATGCATATCGGACAAAATTAGGAATGGTTTTCCAACAGTTTAACTTATTCAATAATCATAATGTCTTAAATAATTGTGTTGTTGGACAAGTGAAAGTACTGAAACGTTCTAAAGAAGAAGCTGAAAAAACAGCGCTAAAATATTTAAAAGTCGTTGGTATGGAACAATACGTGAATGCAAAACCAAGCCAATTATCAGGTGGTCAAAAGCAGCGTGTCGCAATTGCTCGAGCATTATCGATGGAACCAGATGTCATGCTATTCGATGAACCAACTTCTGCACTCGATCCTGAAATGGTAGGAGAAGTTCTGAAAGTCATGAAGGAACTAGCTGAAACAGGACTTACCATGTTAATCGTTACGCATGAAATGGAGTTTGCAAAAGAAGTTTCGGATCGAGTTGTATTTATGGATAAAGGCGTTATCGCAGAAGAAGGGCCACCAGAACAAATTTTTAATAACCCTACTCAAGAGCGTACGAGAGAATTTTTAAAACGTACATTAAAATAA
- a CDS encoding heme oxygenase, which produces MFIVTNRIKTKLGFAEKMAPNFTKPGALQEMEGFVKVEVTLTQNLTEYDELNVNMYWENLEAFEAWKNSDAFKESHKRPEPGSKAASQESPLLGNELVISKVASTIEAIPSK; this is translated from the coding sequence ATGTTTATCGTAACAAACAGAATTAAAACAAAATTAGGATTTGCAGAGAAAATGGCTCCTAATTTCACTAAGCCAGGTGCATTACAAGAAATGGAAGGGTTTGTAAAAGTTGAAGTAACTCTTACACAAAACCTAACAGAATACGATGAGTTAAACGTAAATATGTACTGGGAAAACCTTGAGGCCTTTGAAGCTTGGAAAAATAGTGACGCATTTAAAGAATCTCATAAACGACCTGAGCCAGGTTCAAAAGCTGCTTCTCAAGAATCTCCTCTCCTTGGAAATGAACTTGTTATTTCAAAAGTTGCATCTACCATTGAAGCCATCCCTTCAAAATAA